Proteins encoded by one window of Lathyrus oleraceus cultivar Zhongwan6 chromosome 1, CAAS_Psat_ZW6_1.0, whole genome shotgun sequence:
- the LOC127075515 gene encoding protein ALTERED PHOSPHATE STARVATION RESPONSE 1 — protein MGCVLSSIDEDGRVGICKERKKVIKQLVCNREEFSDSLLAYLKALRNTGSTLRQFTESDTLELDFASTGLPDPPPSPPPNLLPPPLPPFLADKSMLHIGQDEILENDDIDPIMNSLLLFRPMDKIEVVESFEEENWEETKTEFEDEVHDSEGDASVRRLRSGKQQVREPVDDNASAICLFKKETHVTKATPKGVGRSGKTLEGIVKELDDHFLKASACIKEIAVLIDISSGDTLLRQNSGRHHSKRTDSARVFSVLSWSRYTKSPTFTKDDADFSRPSEPCRPGAHCATLKKLYAAEKKLYKAVKEEGITKLEFERKSSSLQKQEDENLDLVKIEKIRSNVKKLESDLISLRQCISETSSSILELIDEELLPQLVALTAGLSQMWRIMHECHKSQALISQQLCNLSDNHNTILSSEHHHQATIQFESEASYWYNSFCKLVKSQREYVGTLSKWIQLTNCLRDGPENGDHSSIRTICEQWELGLDGLPDKEVADAIKNLLISIRSIIAQQAEEDNILKKLEKLERKLQRCSKSLAVIQKKMEWNFEEDDADVANISPKHPLFQKKAETEALKKQVESVKADYLDSVQCSRTMTLDNLRIRLPHLFLALMEFSSASSQAIEAINSQSSQ, from the exons ATGGGGTGTGTGTTATCAAGTATTGATGAGGATGGAAGAGTTGGTATATGCAAGGAAAGGAAGAAGGTAATCAAACAGCTTGTGTGTAATAGAGAGGAATTTTCAGATTCCCTTTTAGCTTATTTGAAAGCACTGAGGAACACTGGCTCCACCCTCAGGCAGTTCACCGAGTCCGATACATTAGAATTGGACTTTGCATCTACTGGCCTGCCCGACCCCCCACCTTCCCCGCCGCCTAATTTGCTACCGCCACCGCTGCCTCCTTTTCTTGCTGACAAGAGTATGCTGCACATTGGCCAAGATGAAATACTAGAGAATGATGACATTGATCCAATTATGAACTCGCTATTGCTATTTCGACCTATGGATAAAATCGAAGTGGTGGAGTCATTCGAGGAGGAGAATTGGGAAGAAACCAAAACGGAATTCGAAGATGAAGTCCATGACTCGGAAGGTGATGCAAGTGTTAGAAGATTACGCAGTGGAAAGCAACAGGTTAGAGAACCAGTTGATGATAATGCATCTgccatttgtttgtttaaaaaAGAAACTCACGTTACGAAAGCTACGCCCAAGGGGGTTGGTAGAAGTGGCAAAACCTTGGAGGGTATAGTTAAAGAGTTAGATGATCATTTCCTGAAAGCATCAGCATGCATAAAGGAAATTGCTGTTCTCATTGATATCAGTAGCGGAGATACTCTTCTGCGGCAGAATTCTGGGCGTCATCATA GCAAGAGAACCGATTCTGCAAGGGTGTTTAGTGTACTGTCATGGAGTAGGTATACTAAGTCGCCCACATTCACCAAAGATGACGCCGACTTTTCTAGGCCTAGTGAACCATGCAGGCCTGGAGCTCATTGTGCCACGCTTAAAAAACTATATGCCGCAGAGAAGAAACTTTACAAAGCAGTAAAG GAGGAGGGAATAACCAAATTGGAGTTTGAGAGGAAGTCCTCGTCATTGCAAAAACAAGAGGATGAGAATCTTGACTTGGTCAAAATCGAAAAAATTCGATCAAATGTTAAGAAGTTGGAGTCTGATTTAATAAGCCTCCGGCAGTGCATCAGTGAAACATCATCATCAATTTTGGAACTTATAGACGAAGAGCTCTTACCACAATTGGTTGCATTAACTGCCGG gttgtcACAAATGTGGAGGATAATGCATGAGTGCCATAAGTCTCAGGCTCTGATCTCTCAGCAGTTGTGTAACCTCAGTGATAACCATAACACAATTCTAAGTTCCGAACATCATCACCAGGCAACAATTCAGTTCGAGAGTGAGGCCTCTTATTGGTATAATAGCTTCTGCAAACTTGTAAAATCGCAACGAGAGTACGTGGGAACTCTCAGTAAATGGATTCAGCTTACGAATTGCCTCAGGGATGGTCCTGAAAACGGCGATCACTCTTCTATTCGCACAATCTGTGAACAATGGGAGCTTGGCCTTGATGGATTACCTGATAAG GAGGTCGCGGATGCGATAAAAAACCTTTTAATATCCATCCGTTCGATAATTGCTCAACAGGCCGAGGAAGATAACATTCTGAAAAAGTTGGAAAAACTTGAAAGAAAGTTGCAGAGGTGTTCGAAATCACTGGCTGTAATACAGAAAAAAATGGAATGGAACTTCGAAGAAGATGATGCCGATGTAGCTAATATAAGCCCGAAACATCCACTGTTTCAAAAAAAAGCTGAAACAGAAGCCTTGAAGAAGCAAGTGGAAAGTGTGAAAGCAGATTATTTGGATTCTGTTCAATGTAGTAGGACTATGACTCTAGATAACCTCAGAATTCGACTTCCTCATCTCTTCTTGGCACTAATGGAATTTTCAAGTGCTTCATCTCAAGCAATTGAGGCTATAAATTCTCAGTCAAGCCAATAG